A window of Flavobacterium flavigenum contains these coding sequences:
- a CDS encoding TonB-dependent receptor: MKYLSLRTSQFLFIISFLCISISSFAQQNHGKIKGQITTSEGKPAADVNIILKNSKYSTATNEDGTFEINRVKSNTYTLQISLSGYETSEQEVVVEDNKTATVNLQLKVSNKELQEVIISSRKSLLSKKTETVARMPLKNLENPQVYNVIHKELFQEQVAIDITTAMRNAPGVVPLNYPSGGFALIFRGFTVGINARNGMETLSGRSSVGIANIERIEILKGPSGTLFGSTASSFGGVVNLVTKKPFETTATEIGYTAGSYGTHQLTADVNTPLTKDKKVLFRLNVGVNKAKSFLDYGYSNTLSFTPSLTFKATDRLTFNLDAELYNAKSTKPLYPGATATSGVTNPADIKLDYKKSLVHDDADAKSTSSKAFVQSEYQISDNWKSTTLFSYVSENVEYSYQVLPTWTSPTTATIRATMFGPISSNYTNIQENINGEFKTGILNHKIVAGVNYRNYSDTFSSSPTPTAPFRTIDVTTNFVPVRKKDIDAVLLAPVIRAGRDENTYSAYASYVMGIADRLHIMTSLRLDDFERQQSGTVAGYKQTSVSPKFGLVFELLDDQLSLFGNYMNGFQNLAPVNQPDASQFVPEPLYANQWESGIKAELFNKKVSTTVSYYEITNDNALIRQADLVYQQDGKQVSKGVEFEFLANPIPGLDITAGYAYNDNRIEKTSEANKAIEGNKAADAPEHVANFWASYKLQNKLKGLGAGFGANYVDESYMTTANTFYIPSYTIYSATVFYEQPTWRAGVKIDNLTNEKYWSTWGAPQAPTTILGSLTFKF; encoded by the coding sequence ATGAAATATCTTAGTTTAAGAACATCACAATTTTTATTTATTATTAGCTTTTTATGTATATCAATTTCTTCTTTTGCACAACAAAATCATGGAAAGATAAAGGGGCAAATTACAACTTCTGAGGGAAAACCTGCTGCAGATGTAAATATCATCCTTAAAAACTCAAAATATAGTACTGCTACTAATGAAGATGGTACTTTTGAAATAAACAGAGTAAAAAGCAATACTTATACACTGCAAATATCTTTATCAGGTTATGAAACTTCTGAACAGGAGGTTGTTGTTGAAGATAATAAAACAGCAACGGTTAATCTACAACTAAAAGTTTCAAATAAAGAATTACAGGAAGTTATCATTAGCAGCAGAAAAAGTTTATTATCGAAGAAAACAGAAACAGTAGCAAGAATGCCACTGAAAAACCTTGAAAATCCTCAGGTGTACAATGTAATTCATAAAGAGCTTTTTCAGGAGCAGGTAGCAATCGATATCACAACTGCAATGAGAAATGCACCAGGAGTAGTGCCGCTTAATTATCCTTCTGGAGGGTTTGCACTTATTTTTAGAGGTTTTACGGTTGGTATTAATGCCAGAAACGGAATGGAAACATTGTCAGGCCGTTCTTCTGTAGGTATTGCAAATATTGAGCGCATTGAAATATTAAAAGGACCTTCAGGAACTTTATTTGGTTCAACAGCTTCTTCTTTTGGTGGTGTAGTCAATTTAGTTACTAAAAAACCTTTTGAAACTACAGCTACAGAGATAGGATATACTGCCGGAAGTTATGGTACACATCAGCTTACTGCAGATGTTAATACACCGCTTACCAAAGATAAAAAAGTGCTTTTCAGACTTAACGTAGGGGTAAATAAAGCAAAAAGTTTCCTTGACTATGGGTATTCTAATACTTTATCTTTTACTCCGAGTCTTACTTTTAAAGCAACAGACAGACTTACTTTTAATTTGGATGCAGAATTATATAATGCTAAAAGTACTAAACCATTATATCCAGGTGCAACTGCTACATCAGGTGTAACAAATCCAGCCGATATCAAATTAGATTATAAAAAATCGCTGGTTCATGATGATGCCGATGCTAAATCAACCTCTTCAAAAGCTTTTGTCCAGTCAGAATACCAAATATCAGACAACTGGAAATCAACTACCTTATTTTCTTATGTAAGTGAAAATGTAGAATACAGTTATCAGGTTTTGCCAACCTGGACTTCTCCAACAACAGCCACTATTCGTGCTACGATGTTTGGACCAATATCCAGTAACTATACTAATATTCAGGAAAATATTAATGGGGAATTCAAAACAGGTATCTTAAATCATAAAATAGTTGCCGGAGTAAATTACAGAAATTATTCGGATACTTTTTCTTCTTCACCAACGCCAACAGCTCCATTCAGAACAATTGATGTGACAACTAACTTTGTACCGGTTAGAAAAAAAGATATTGATGCGGTATTATTAGCTCCGGTTATACGGGCAGGCAGAGACGAAAATACCTATAGTGCCTATGCTTCTTATGTAATGGGTATTGCAGACAGGTTACATATTATGACAAGTTTGCGTCTGGATGATTTCGAACGTCAACAAAGCGGTACAGTGGCGGGCTATAAACAAACATCTGTATCTCCGAAATTTGGATTGGTATTCGAGCTTCTTGATGATCAGTTATCGTTGTTTGGAAATTATATGAACGGATTTCAAAATTTAGCTCCGGTTAATCAGCCTGATGCATCACAATTTGTTCCGGAACCACTTTATGCTAATCAATGGGAGTCAGGTATAAAAGCTGAATTATTCAATAAAAAAGTAAGCACAACAGTGAGTTATTATGAAATCACTAATGATAATGCCTTAATAAGACAAGCAGATTTAGTTTATCAACAGGATGGAAAACAAGTAAGTAAAGGGGTTGAATTTGAATTTTTGGCGAATCCTATTCCAGGGTTAGATATTACAGCCGGTTATGCGTATAATGATAACCGTATCGAAAAAACAAGTGAAGCTAATAAAGCTATCGAAGGAAATAAAGCGGCAGATGCTCCTGAACATGTTGCGAATTTTTGGGCTTCTTATAAACTTCAGAATAAATTAAAAGGTTTAGGTGCAGGATTTGGAGCAAATTATGTAGATGAGAGTTATATGACTACAGCTAATACTTTCTACATCCCTTCATATACTATTTATAGTGCAACTGTATTTTACGAGCAGCCTACATGGAGAGCAGGAGTTAAGATTGACAATTTGACTAATGAAAAATACTGGAGTACCTGGGGAGCACCTCAGGCACCAACCACTATTTTGGGAAGTTTGACGTTTAAGTTTTAA